Proteins encoded in a region of the Agromyces protaetiae genome:
- a CDS encoding glycoside hydrolase family 65 protein, which produces MRFADTDPLNRSRFPIDEWALVETEFGFDDQGRSETMFAVGNGYLGLRGNVEEGRDGHMHGTFVNGFHETWPIRHAEEAFGFARVGQTIVNAPDAKIIRLYVDDEPLVMTEAEILSYERRLDFRTGTLSRSIEWRTPSGKRVLITSRRMASFTDRHLALIDYEVELLDADAAITISSHILNRQDGRDEYRSGVTEAPAGFDPRKAEMFNERVLQPRVKRHGDGRYMLAYQTTNSGMTIAVAAQHSIETENPFSESGSIGDDLAKHIYKVHASQGMPIRITKAVSYHTARKVPARELVDRADRTLDRAAELGVAEIFAQQRAWLDDYWTRSDVEVPGQPQLQQGIRWNLFQLGQATARTDGGGVAAKGVSGSGYGGHYFWDSEIYVMPFLSYTAPIVARNVLRFRQKMLDAARERAMELNQLGALFPWRTINGLESSAYYAAGTAQYHIDADISYALMQYVRATGDEDFLARGAIDILVETARMWEDLGFWRSNTDDIFHIHGVTGPDEYTTVVNDNLFTNVMARANLESAAKAVDELQVNQPDEYRRLIERLGVTPAEVASWRRAAAHMHIPFDEQLGVHPQDAAFLEKELWDLEHTPDDRRPLLLHYHPLVIYRFQVLKQADVVLALFLQGHRFSMEQKLADFEYYDPLTTGDSTLSAVVQSIIAAEVGYHELALRYFRAALYVDLADLHHNAADGVHVASTGGVWAALAFGFGGFRDHNGRFTFDPRLPDGWESLTFRVTLKGSRVRVRVEHEAITFLVEDGEGADVSVRGHAVEVRPGAELRVPLDGQGPRILGAPTMRDVTGVRRADGTLLTASIPTLSLDVDEADSPIPVD; this is translated from the coding sequence ATGAGGTTCGCCGACACCGACCCCCTGAACCGCAGCCGGTTCCCGATCGACGAGTGGGCCCTCGTCGAGACCGAGTTCGGCTTCGACGACCAGGGCCGGTCCGAGACGATGTTCGCCGTCGGCAACGGGTACCTCGGTCTGCGCGGCAACGTGGAAGAGGGCCGCGACGGCCACATGCACGGCACGTTCGTGAACGGCTTCCACGAGACCTGGCCGATCCGGCACGCCGAGGAGGCGTTCGGCTTCGCGCGGGTCGGGCAGACGATCGTGAACGCGCCCGACGCGAAGATCATCCGCCTCTACGTCGACGACGAGCCGCTCGTCATGACCGAGGCCGAGATCCTGTCGTACGAGCGCCGGCTCGACTTCCGCACCGGCACGCTCAGCCGCTCGATCGAGTGGCGCACGCCCTCGGGCAAGCGTGTGCTCATCACGAGTCGGCGCATGGCGAGCTTCACCGACCGGCACCTCGCGCTCATCGACTACGAGGTCGAGCTGCTCGACGCCGACGCGGCGATCACGATCTCGAGCCACATCCTGAACCGGCAGGACGGCCGCGACGAGTACCGGTCGGGCGTCACCGAAGCGCCCGCGGGATTCGACCCGCGCAAGGCCGAGATGTTCAACGAGCGCGTGCTGCAGCCCCGCGTGAAGCGGCACGGCGACGGCCGCTACATGCTCGCGTACCAGACCACGAACTCGGGCATGACGATCGCGGTCGCCGCCCAGCATTCGATCGAGACCGAGAACCCGTTCTCCGAGTCGGGCTCGATCGGCGACGACCTCGCGAAGCACATCTATAAGGTGCACGCGAGCCAGGGCATGCCGATCCGCATCACGAAGGCCGTGAGCTACCACACGGCCCGCAAGGTGCCGGCGCGCGAGCTCGTCGACCGCGCCGACCGCACGCTCGACCGCGCCGCCGAGCTCGGCGTCGCCGAGATCTTCGCGCAGCAGCGCGCCTGGCTCGACGACTACTGGACCCGTTCCGACGTCGAGGTCCCGGGCCAGCCGCAACTGCAGCAGGGCATCCGCTGGAACCTGTTCCAGCTCGGCCAGGCCACGGCGCGCACCGACGGCGGCGGCGTCGCAGCGAAGGGCGTCTCGGGCTCGGGCTACGGCGGCCACTACTTCTGGGACTCCGAGATCTACGTCATGCCCTTCCTCAGCTACACGGCGCCGATCGTGGCGCGCAACGTGCTGCGGTTCCGGCAGAAGATGCTCGACGCCGCGCGCGAGCGCGCCATGGAGCTCAACCAGCTCGGCGCGCTGTTCCCGTGGCGCACGATCAACGGCCTCGAGTCGAGCGCGTACTACGCGGCGGGCACTGCGCAGTACCACATCGACGCGGACATCTCGTATGCACTCATGCAGTACGTGCGGGCGACGGGCGATGAAGACTTCCTCGCGCGCGGCGCGATCGACATCCTCGTCGAGACGGCGCGCATGTGGGAGGACCTCGGCTTCTGGCGCTCGAACACCGACGACATCTTCCACATCCACGGCGTGACCGGCCCCGACGAGTACACGACCGTCGTGAACGACAACCTGTTCACGAACGTCATGGCGCGCGCGAACCTCGAGTCCGCCGCGAAGGCCGTCGACGAGCTGCAGGTGAACCAGCCCGACGAGTACCGTCGCCTGATCGAGCGGCTCGGCGTGACGCCGGCCGAGGTGGCGAGCTGGCGCCGTGCCGCAGCGCACATGCACATCCCGTTCGACGAGCAGCTGGGCGTGCACCCGCAGGACGCCGCGTTCCTCGAGAAGGAGCTGTGGGACCTCGAGCACACGCCCGACGACCGTCGGCCGCTGCTGCTGCACTACCACCCGCTGGTGATCTACCGCTTCCAGGTGCTGAAGCAGGCCGACGTGGTGCTCGCGCTGTTCCTGCAGGGCCACCGCTTCTCGATGGAGCAGAAGCTCGCCGACTTCGAGTACTACGACCCGCTGACCACGGGCGACTCGACCCTGTCGGCGGTCGTGCAGTCGATCATCGCGGCCGAGGTCGGCTACCACGAGCTCGCGCTCCGCTACTTCCGGGCCGCGCTGTACGTCGATCTCGCGGACCTGCACCACAATGCGGCCGACGGCGTGCACGTCGCCTCGACGGGCGGCGTCTGGGCGGCGCTGGCCTTCGGCTTCGGCGGCTTCCGCGACCACAACGGCCGGTTCACGTTCGATCCGCGCCTGCCAGACGGCTGGGAGTCGCTGACGTTCCGCGTCACGCTCAAGGGCAGCCGGGTGCGGGTGCGGGTCGAGCACGAGGCGATCACCTTCCTCGTCGAAGACGGCGAGGGGGCGGATGTCTCGGTGCGCGGCCATGCGGTCGAGGTGCGGCCCGGGGCGGAGCTGCGGGTGCCGCTCGACGGGCAGGGCCCGCGCATCCTGGGCGCGCCGACGATGCGCGACGTCACGGGCGTCCGCCGCGCCGACGGCACACTGCTCACGGCGTCGATCCCCACGCTGTCGCTCGACGTCGACGAGGCGGACTCACCCATACCCGTCGACTGA
- a CDS encoding HAD family hydrolase, with product MTHSPATRALDLSRIRGWLFDLDGVLTPTADVHMHAWSRLFTPVLAEAGVAPYTDADYYAYIDGKPRYDGVRSLLASRGIVLPEGEVTDAPELDTVHGLGNRKNAAFNATLAEEGVAAYPASVAFLDAVERHGCLVAVVSSSKNAPSVLAAAGLAPRFEVVVDGAVAAREGIAGKPAPDTYLAAAERLGLDPSVCAVVEDAESGVRAGAAGPFGAVVGVDRGAGAEALLALGADVVVHELDELIPALDTRPPSSGATRPTDTEEGLA from the coding sequence GTGACCCACTCCCCCGCGACGCGTGCGCTCGATCTGAGCCGGATCCGCGGCTGGTTGTTCGACCTCGACGGTGTGCTCACGCCGACTGCCGACGTGCACATGCACGCGTGGTCGCGCCTGTTCACACCCGTGCTCGCGGAGGCGGGTGTCGCGCCGTACACCGACGCCGACTATTACGCCTACATCGACGGCAAGCCGCGCTATGACGGGGTCCGCTCGTTGCTCGCGAGCCGCGGCATCGTGCTGCCCGAGGGCGAGGTGACCGACGCCCCCGAGCTCGACACCGTGCACGGGCTCGGCAACCGCAAGAACGCCGCCTTCAATGCGACCCTCGCCGAAGAGGGCGTCGCCGCGTACCCGGCGAGCGTCGCGTTCCTCGACGCGGTCGAACGGCACGGATGCCTCGTGGCGGTCGTGTCGAGCTCGAAGAACGCGCCGTCGGTGCTGGCCGCCGCGGGGCTCGCCCCGCGGTTCGAGGTCGTCGTCGACGGCGCGGTCGCGGCACGCGAGGGCATTGCGGGCAAGCCCGCACCCGACACCTATCTCGCGGCGGCCGAACGCCTCGGTCTCGACCCGTCCGTGTGCGCGGTCGTCGAGGATGCGGAGTCGGGCGTGCGCGCCGGCGCCGCCGGCCCGTTCGGCGCCGTCGTCGGCGTCGACCGCGGCGCGGGGGCCGAGGCGCTCCTCGCGCTCGGCGCCGACGTGGTCGTGCACGAACTGGACGAGTTGATCCCCGCCCTCGATACGCGTCCTCCTTCGTCGGGCGCTACTCGACCAACGGACACTGAAGAAGGACTGGCATGA
- a CDS encoding VOC family protein yields MTPVAIPEGSNTVNPFIMADRAAELIEFLVAVLDAADVPEARTLDTDGLILHAELKVGDSLLTIADRKPDWPFTPAFTRVYVDDVDAVLARAEANGGRIVTKPTEFFGDVLGRFQDPSGNLWWIYRHNSEAVYDWSVEGASDEGADESAGESGAEDWESFSTPELEYIHSTLIDAMSTLRDPRNP; encoded by the coding sequence ATGACCCCCGTGGCTATCCCCGAAGGCTCGAACACCGTGAACCCGTTCATCATGGCGGACCGGGCCGCCGAGCTCATCGAGTTCCTGGTCGCCGTGCTCGACGCTGCTGATGTCCCGGAAGCGCGCACACTCGACACCGACGGCTTGATCCTGCATGCCGAGCTGAAGGTCGGCGATTCCCTGCTCACGATCGCCGACCGGAAGCCCGACTGGCCGTTCACACCCGCGTTCACGCGCGTGTACGTCGACGACGTCGACGCCGTGCTCGCCCGGGCCGAGGCCAACGGCGGACGCATCGTCACGAAGCCGACCGAGTTCTTCGGAGACGTCCTCGGGCGGTTCCAGGACCCCTCCGGGAACCTCTGGTGGATCTACCGCCACAACTCCGAGGCGGTCTACGACTGGTCCGTCGAGGGTGCATCCGACGAGGGGGCCGACGAGTCTGCCGGCGAGTCCGGTGCCGAGGACTGGGAAAGCTTCAGCACCCCCGAACTCGAGTACATCCACTCGACGCTCATCGACGCGATGAGCACCCTGCGTGACCCTCGCAACCCCTGA
- a CDS encoding alpha/beta hydrolase: protein MSTAHATAPARRDAVSWVGFGVAVAGLLVCAWACLTAWSAIVHGHPAYAILLAVTALVSAGAAWWTLRRRIRRGGWRRAGRIALIVLAAVWLGLTAWLRPYSAVEPALAAMHSGSGVSVAETPTEIVLTPQAVTDPVGVLFQPGALVDARAYAAVLRPLAEDGHTVVIVKQPLGIAFLALGALDRARADHPDVQRWVVGGHSLGGTVAAMEATGTEATGTEATGTEATGTEATGTESTGTAPVGGLLLYASYPASDLSSSLRVSVESVSGTRDGLATPEKIAASRADLPPDAQFTVITGASHAQFGDYGPQPGDNAPTISHDDARRQISAASLDFLDRIADR, encoded by the coding sequence ATGAGCACCGCACACGCAACCGCTCCGGCCCGCCGGGACGCGGTGAGCTGGGTCGGCTTCGGGGTGGCCGTCGCCGGGCTCCTCGTGTGCGCCTGGGCGTGCCTGACGGCCTGGAGCGCGATCGTCCACGGCCATCCCGCGTACGCGATCCTGCTCGCGGTGACCGCTCTCGTCTCCGCGGGTGCGGCGTGGTGGACGCTTCGACGGCGCATCCGGCGCGGCGGCTGGCGCCGGGCCGGGCGCATCGCGCTGATCGTGCTCGCCGCAGTCTGGCTCGGCCTCACCGCGTGGCTCCGGCCGTACAGCGCCGTCGAACCCGCGCTGGCCGCGATGCACTCCGGCTCCGGCGTCTCCGTCGCGGAGACGCCGACCGAGATCGTGCTGACGCCGCAGGCGGTGACCGACCCGGTCGGCGTGCTGTTCCAGCCGGGTGCGCTCGTGGACGCGCGCGCCTATGCGGCAGTGCTGCGGCCGCTGGCCGAAGACGGTCACACGGTCGTCATCGTGAAGCAGCCGCTCGGCATCGCCTTCCTTGCGCTCGGCGCACTCGACCGCGCCCGGGCGGACCATCCGGACGTGCAACGGTGGGTGGTGGGCGGCCATTCGCTCGGTGGCACGGTGGCCGCCATGGAAGCGACCGGCACCGAGGCGACCGGCACCGAGGCGACCGGCACCGAGGCGACCGGCACCGAGGCGACGGGTACCGAGTCGACCGGCACAGCGCCGGTCGGCGGCCTGTTGCTCTACGCGTCGTATCCGGCGTCCGACCTCAGCTCGTCCCTCCGAGTCTCCGTCGAATCGGTCTCCGGCACGCGTGACGGACTGGCGACACCGGAGAAGATCGCCGCGTCTCGCGCGGATCTCCCGCCCGACGCCCAGTTCACGGTCATCACCGGGGCGTCGCACGCCCAGTTCGGCGACTACGGTCCCCAGCCGGGGGACAACGCCCCGACGATCAGCCACGACGACGCCCGCCGGCAGATCAGCGCCGCCTCGCTCGACTTCCTGGACCGGATCGCCGACCGCTGA
- a CDS encoding alkyl/aryl-sulfatase, translating into MQQNQPSAAIAAANRDLAGRLPFEDTSDFEAASRGFLGTLADPKIRNAAGEVVWDASSYDFLDGDAPSSVNPSLWRQSQLAAKHGLFEVVDGIYQARGLDLSVTSFIEGDTGVIVVDPLISAETGAAALALYREHRGDRPVVAVIYTHSHIDHFGGVLGVTTQADVDAGRVQILAPEGFLEHAIAENVYAGTAMGRRAGYMYGAALAKGPQGQVGAGLGQSTSTGQPGLIVPTVDVAQTGETHTIDGVEFEFQMAPGTEAPAEMHFYLPRYRALCMAENATHNLHNLLTLRGALVRDPHVWSQYLTEAIERFADRSDVVFASHHWPTWGSDRVRHFLGVQRDLYGYLHDQTLRLLNQGYQGAEIAEMLRMPPSLEREWSTHGYYGSVSHNVKAVYQRYMGWFDGNPARLWPHPPKELAERYVAAIGGVDRVVEVAQDAYDGGDLRWAATLLDHAVFAEPTHETARRLYADTLEQLGYGSENGTWRNFFLSGATELREGNFGTPTAANAPDILAELSPEQVFDAIAITVDGPKAWDLDLAFDVTISDLERNFHVTLRNGVLIYVEKPAASDPALRMTLEKARLIRLVGGDLSPDGLGIEGDLGVLQQLLGVLSPGDTNFEIVVP; encoded by the coding sequence ATGCAGCAGAACCAGCCGTCGGCGGCGATCGCCGCCGCGAACCGCGATCTGGCCGGCCGGCTCCCGTTCGAGGACACCAGCGACTTCGAGGCGGCGAGCCGCGGATTCCTCGGCACGCTCGCCGATCCGAAGATCCGCAACGCGGCGGGCGAGGTGGTGTGGGATGCCTCGAGCTACGACTTCCTCGACGGCGATGCGCCGTCCTCGGTCAATCCGAGTCTGTGGCGCCAGTCCCAGTTGGCCGCGAAGCACGGCCTGTTCGAGGTGGTCGACGGCATCTACCAGGCACGCGGCCTCGACCTGTCGGTGACCTCCTTCATCGAGGGCGACACCGGGGTGATCGTCGTCGATCCGCTCATCTCCGCGGAGACCGGCGCGGCCGCGCTCGCCCTGTATCGCGAACATCGGGGCGACCGGCCGGTCGTCGCCGTCATCTACACGCACAGCCACATCGACCACTTCGGCGGTGTGCTCGGGGTCACGACGCAGGCCGACGTCGACGCGGGACGCGTGCAGATCCTCGCGCCCGAGGGCTTCCTCGAGCACGCGATCGCCGAGAACGTGTACGCGGGCACTGCGATGGGGCGCCGTGCGGGATACATGTACGGCGCGGCCCTGGCCAAGGGTCCGCAGGGGCAGGTCGGCGCGGGCCTCGGGCAGTCCACGTCGACCGGGCAGCCGGGTCTGATCGTGCCGACGGTCGACGTCGCGCAGACCGGCGAGACGCACACGATCGACGGGGTCGAGTTCGAGTTCCAGATGGCGCCGGGTACCGAGGCGCCGGCGGAGATGCACTTCTACCTGCCGCGGTACCGGGCGCTGTGCATGGCCGAGAACGCCACCCACAACCTGCACAACCTGCTCACCTTGCGAGGTGCGCTCGTGCGCGATCCGCACGTGTGGTCGCAGTACCTCACCGAGGCGATCGAACGATTCGCCGACCGCAGCGACGTCGTGTTCGCCTCTCACCACTGGCCGACCTGGGGCAGCGACCGGGTGCGGCACTTCCTCGGTGTGCAGCGCGATCTCTACGGGTACCTGCACGATCAGACGCTGCGGCTGCTCAACCAGGGCTACCAGGGCGCCGAGATCGCCGAGATGCTCCGGATGCCTCCGTCGCTCGAGCGCGAATGGAGCACGCACGGCTACTACGGCTCGGTGAGCCACAACGTCAAGGCCGTCTATCAGCGCTACATGGGCTGGTTCGATGGCAATCCGGCGCGGCTCTGGCCGCACCCGCCGAAGGAGCTCGCCGAGCGTTATGTCGCCGCGATCGGTGGCGTCGACCGTGTCGTCGAGGTCGCGCAGGACGCGTACGACGGCGGCGACCTGCGGTGGGCGGCCACACTGCTCGACCACGCGGTGTTCGCCGAACCGACGCACGAGACCGCGCGGCGCCTCTACGCGGACACGCTCGAGCAGCTGGGCTACGGATCCGAGAACGGCACGTGGCGCAACTTCTTCCTCTCGGGGGCGACCGAGCTGCGGGAGGGCAACTTCGGCACGCCGACCGCCGCGAACGCCCCCGACATCCTGGCCGAGCTGTCGCCGGAACAGGTGTTCGACGCGATCGCCATCACGGTCGACGGCCCGAAGGCCTGGGATCTCGACCTCGCCTTCGACGTGACGATCAGCGATCTCGAGCGCAACTTCCACGTGACCCTGCGCAACGGCGTGCTGATCTACGTCGAGAAGCCGGCGGCCAGCGACCCCGCTCTGCGGATGACGCTCGAGAAAGCACGATTGATCCGTCTCGTCGGCGGAGACCTGTCGCCCGACGGGCTCGGCATCGAGGGCGACCTCGGTGTGCTGCAGCAGCTGCTCGGGGTGCTGTCGCCCGGGGACACGAACTTCGAGATCGTCGTGCCCTGA
- a CDS encoding DUF4397 domain-containing protein, with translation MKKILAAAIGAGALVALGGVAPAHAAEAPAQLSVLHGVPGLTVDVYVDDALTIDDFEPGDLAGPLELPAGTYSVAITAADAADASAPAIGPIDLTLASGGNYTAVAHLTEAGEPTATLFTNDVAQIAAGEGRLTVRHVAAAPGVDVLAAGTPVISNLTNPNEQVLTLPAGVVSASVAATGTTEPVIGPADVDVAEGVNTIVYAWGSLEDDNLALAVQTITGLHSTPDGVPAGVAGLAATEAPGGGSAALIVVGVGLLAVLALAAVIVATRRPAEQRR, from the coding sequence ATGAAGAAGATCCTCGCCGCGGCCATCGGCGCCGGCGCACTCGTCGCTCTCGGCGGCGTGGCTCCGGCGCACGCTGCCGAAGCACCTGCCCAGCTCTCCGTCTTGCACGGCGTGCCGGGGCTCACGGTCGACGTCTACGTCGACGACGCACTCACGATCGACGACTTCGAGCCAGGCGACCTGGCCGGTCCGCTCGAGCTTCCGGCCGGCACCTACTCGGTGGCGATCACGGCCGCGGATGCCGCCGATGCATCCGCGCCCGCGATCGGTCCCATCGACCTGACGCTCGCCTCGGGTGGCAACTACACCGCAGTGGCCCACCTGACCGAGGCGGGCGAACCCACCGCGACCCTGTTCACGAACGATGTCGCGCAGATCGCCGCCGGTGAAGGTCGCCTCACGGTCAGGCATGTGGCGGCAGCGCCCGGCGTCGACGTGCTGGCGGCCGGCACCCCGGTGATCTCGAACCTCACGAACCCGAACGAGCAGGTGCTGACCCTGCCCGCCGGCGTCGTGTCGGCGTCGGTCGCTGCGACCGGCACGACCGAGCCGGTGATCGGCCCGGCCGACGTCGACGTCGCCGAGGGCGTCAACACGATCGTGTACGCCTGGGGCAGCCTCGAGGACGACAACCTCGCCCTCGCGGTGCAGACCATCACCGGGCTGCACTCCACGCCCGATGGCGTGCCGGCCGGTGTCGCCGGGCTCGCCGCGACCGAAGCGCCCGGCGGTGGTTCCGCCGCGCTGATCGTCGTCGGCGTGGGACTGCTCGCAGTGCTCGCGCTCGCGGCCGTGATCGTGGCGACGCGGCGCCCCGCGGAGCAGCGGCGCTGA
- a CDS encoding class F sortase, whose amino-acid sequence MAVIRTVQALIAASLIVLALAACLGPAAAPPTSPAPPGPSPETAAPAPTPSPTVPQPARQSAALEDQRALAAPPPTRLEIPDLGIDVTVQPVGLDDRGQMGLFDDTAIAAWYQWGPAPASAAGSTVIAAHVDSLEYDLLPFARLRDAVGGMQVIVTDAAGGRHGYAVQAVEVSEKSAVDWSAAFDRTGSPRLTLVTCGGEFDVQNRRYLSNLVLTAVRVG is encoded by the coding sequence ATGGCCGTGATCAGGACCGTGCAGGCCCTGATCGCGGCCTCGCTCATCGTGCTGGCGCTCGCCGCGTGCCTGGGCCCGGCCGCCGCCCCGCCGACATCGCCGGCGCCCCCCGGGCCGTCGCCGGAGACGGCCGCACCGGCACCCACGCCGTCGCCGACGGTGCCGCAGCCGGCCCGGCAGTCCGCCGCGCTCGAAGACCAGCGCGCACTCGCGGCCCCGCCGCCGACCCGGCTGGAGATCCCCGATCTCGGCATCGATGTCACGGTGCAGCCCGTCGGTCTCGACGATCGCGGGCAGATGGGGTTGTTCGATGACACCGCGATCGCCGCGTGGTATCAATGGGGACCCGCTCCGGCCAGCGCGGCCGGCTCGACCGTGATCGCCGCCCACGTCGACTCGCTGGAGTACGACCTGCTGCCCTTCGCCAGGCTCAGGGATGCGGTCGGCGGCATGCAGGTCATCGTGACGGATGCCGCGGGCGGCCGCCACGGCTACGCCGTGCAGGCCGTCGAGGTCTCCGAGAAGTCCGCAGTCGACTGGTCCGCCGCGTTCGATCGGACCGGTTCGCCGCGGCTCACGCTCGTCACGTGCGGTGGTGAGTTCGATGTGCAGAACCGCCGATACCTGAGCAATCTCGTGCTCACCGCGGTCCGGGTCGGGTGA
- a CDS encoding RNA polymerase sigma factor, with protein sequence MLIASPQHPGPRSGTGSWIPESAHDAAEGGERQLSSNSRVSDRLDDQTLAAGFAAGDESALSEAYARWSPLVFTLALRSLGVRADAEDVTQQVYISAWRTRAGYDPTRSSLSAWIVGITRHRIADAHEARSRQRRVEEAAVAEAAVRPASHGDDVAERVMVAEELEALEPVPRRVMQLAFYEQLSQSQIAETLDLPLGTVKSHMRRSLSRLRTRWEVDDEPHRT encoded by the coding sequence ATGCTGATCGCATCACCGCAGCATCCGGGTCCGCGCTCGGGTACGGGCTCATGGATTCCGGAATCCGCCCACGACGCCGCCGAAGGGGGTGAACGTCAGCTGAGCAGCAACTCGCGGGTCTCGGATCGGCTCGACGATCAGACGCTCGCCGCAGGCTTCGCCGCGGGCGACGAGTCTGCGCTGAGCGAGGCGTACGCGCGCTGGTCGCCTCTGGTGTTCACACTGGCGCTCCGATCGCTCGGCGTCCGCGCGGATGCCGAGGACGTCACGCAGCAGGTGTACATCTCGGCGTGGCGGACCCGTGCCGGATACGACCCGACCCGCTCATCCCTGAGCGCGTGGATCGTCGGCATCACGCGGCACCGCATCGCCGACGCGCACGAGGCCCGGTCGCGCCAGCGTCGGGTCGAGGAGGCCGCCGTCGCGGAGGCCGCGGTCCGGCCCGCCTCGCACGGCGATGACGTCGCCGAACGCGTCATGGTGGCCGAAGAGCTCGAGGCGCTCGAACCGGTGCCGAGGCGCGTGATGCAACTGGCCTTCTACGAGCAGCTGAGCCAGAGCCAGATCGCCGAGACGCTCGATCTGCCGTTGGGAACGGTGAAGAGTCACATGCGACGCAGCCTCAGCCGATTGAGGACACGATGGGAGGTGGATGATGAGCCACATCGAACCTGA
- a CDS encoding anti-sigma factor: MSHIEPEDLATLALDGMDTDAAARAHLDDCTECRAEYDAIVRTIDLARGEVDQPLEVPPPHVWTTIHRELGLTAELAQDPLGAPGGVQARIAEPGSPAGGPEAVDDPAAGAAAAGRATSAEARARRRWWPVALAAASAGVLVGLALGIALAGFGTGGQGSQTVVASATLAAFPGWSTSGTAVVEEDDDGARSIVVDLDEEVPASEVREVWLIRSDASGLVSLGLLEGLTGRFAVPAGIDLDEFTLVDVSAEPVDGDPSHSGDSIVRGELQRA, translated from the coding sequence ATGAGCCACATCGAACCTGAAGACCTCGCGACGCTCGCGCTCGACGGGATGGACACCGACGCGGCAGCGCGGGCGCATCTCGACGACTGCACCGAGTGCCGCGCCGAGTACGACGCGATCGTGCGCACGATCGACCTCGCGCGGGGCGAGGTCGACCAGCCGCTCGAGGTGCCGCCGCCGCACGTCTGGACGACCATTCACCGCGAGCTCGGCCTCACGGCGGAACTGGCCCAGGATCCACTGGGGGCACCCGGGGGTGTGCAGGCGCGCATCGCCGAGCCGGGCTCCCCGGCCGGCGGGCCGGAGGCGGTCGACGACCCGGCTGCGGGGGCCGCCGCTGCCGGTCGTGCGACCAGCGCTGAAGCACGGGCCCGGCGACGGTGGTGGCCGGTCGCGCTGGCCGCGGCCTCGGCGGGTGTGCTCGTCGGCCTGGCCCTCGGGATCGCGCTGGCCGGGTTCGGCACGGGCGGCCAGGGCTCGCAGACCGTCGTCGCGAGTGCGACGCTCGCCGCGTTCCCGGGCTGGTCGACCAGCGGCACCGCGGTCGTGGAGGAGGATGACGACGGGGCCAGGTCGATCGTCGTCGACCTCGACGAGGAGGTGCCCGCGAGCGAGGTCCGCGAGGTCTGGTTGATCCGCTCGGACGCGTCAGGGCTTGTCAGCCTCGGACTGCTCGAGGGCCTCACCGGTCGGTTCGCCGTGCCGGCCGGGATCGATCTCGACGAGTTCACGCTCGTCGACGTGTCCGCCGAGCCGGTCGACGGTGATCCCTCGCATTCGGGGGACTCCATCGTTCGCGGGGAGCTCCAGAGGGCGTGA
- a CDS encoding DUF5996 family protein, whose translation MTVAPPWPALPVSEWQGTRDTLQLWTQMVGKLRLALTPLVNHWWNVPLYVDSRGLTTSLMPVGSAGLEARFDFFTHELVLLHTDGQERRLPLHSGTIARFYASFTEALSELGVEVDLDPVPVELAEVIAFDLDTRPAEYDPDAAHRFWVSLVSASRVLHRFRAQFTGKASPVHFFWGAFDLATTRFSGRPAPLHPGGVPNCPDWVMHEAYDAELSSAGYWPGGAAEGAFYAYAYPEPVGFRERDLGIDGAYYDRELGEFLLPYERVRTAPDPDALLLRFLEATYDVAAVAGDWPAGLTRGTLVEASGDRAV comes from the coding sequence ATGACCGTTGCTCCCCCCTGGCCGGCGCTTCCCGTTTCGGAATGGCAGGGCACCCGCGACACCCTGCAGCTCTGGACGCAGATGGTCGGGAAGCTCCGCCTCGCGCTCACCCCGCTCGTGAATCACTGGTGGAACGTCCCGCTCTACGTCGACAGCCGTGGCCTCACCACCTCGCTCATGCCCGTGGGTTCGGCGGGACTCGAGGCGCGCTTCGACTTCTTCACCCACGAACTCGTGCTCCTGCACACCGACGGGCAGGAGCGGCGGTTGCCGCTGCACAGCGGGACGATCGCGCGCTTCTATGCATCGTTCACCGAGGCGCTGAGCGAGCTCGGCGTGGAGGTGGACCTCGATCCGGTCCCGGTCGAGCTGGCCGAGGTCATCGCGTTCGACCTCGACACCCGCCCCGCCGAGTACGACCCGGACGCGGCCCACCGATTCTGGGTCTCGCTGGTCTCGGCGTCGCGCGTGCTGCACCGGTTCCGGGCCCAGTTCACCGGCAAGGCGAGCCCGGTGCACTTCTTCTGGGGCGCGTTCGACCTCGCGACGACGCGATTCTCGGGACGCCCGGCACCGCTGCACCCGGGCGGGGTGCCGAACTGTCCCGACTGGGTCATGCACGAGGCGTACGACGCGGAGCTCTCGAGCGCCGGCTACTGGCCGGGCGGCGCCGCGGAGGGTGCCTTCTACGCATACGCCTACCCCGAACCGGTGGGATTCCGCGAGCGGGACCTGGGCATCGACGGCGCGTACTACGACCGGGAGCTCGGCGAGTTCCTGCTGCCCTACGAGCGAGTACGCACCGCGCCGGACCCGGACGCGCTGCTCCTGCGATTCCTCGAGGCCACGTACGACGTCGCGGCCGTGGCCGGCGACTGGCCGGCCGGGTTGACGCGCGGCACCCTCGTGGAGGCATCCGGCGATCGAGCGGTGTGA